One genomic segment of Trichococcus shcherbakoviae includes these proteins:
- a CDS encoding ABC transporter ATP-binding protein, producing MNQTKVEKVLELKHITKKFGDFVANDDISLTVGRGEIHALLGENGAGKSTLMNVVFGMYQPDGGVISVYENETKIENPNHAIHLGIGMVHQHFKLIENFTVTENIILGMEPKDGIRINMKAAVKEVSDISAKYGLKVDPTSKIEDLPVGMQQKVEILKCLYRGANLLIFDEPTAVLTPDEIGELLQIMKKLVAEGKSIILITHKLNEIMKVADKCTVIRKGKFIASVDVAETNEEQLAELMVGKNLSREIEKAAYNPQATVLEITNLTSFSASKKRILDDVNLTVAAGEILGIAGVDGNGQSELVEAIVKMRAFDEGDVLINGVSIKEKSTREIYESGVSYVPADRHKHGLVLDNDIAENLILIEYYKEKHNQGIKLDKVRMYEEAREAMQNYDIRAENEYTVVRGMSGGNQQKVILSREISRDPKLLIIVQPTRGLDIGAIDFIHRQIVRLRDKGVAILLVSFELEEILTLSDRIAIIFDGKIVGETKPETTNDRELGLMMAGKGSGEE from the coding sequence ATGAATCAAACGAAGGTCGAGAAAGTATTGGAATTGAAGCACATCACAAAGAAATTTGGCGATTTTGTCGCTAATGATGATATTTCGCTGACAGTAGGACGTGGAGAAATCCACGCTCTGCTTGGTGAAAATGGGGCTGGAAAATCCACTTTGATGAATGTGGTGTTCGGGATGTATCAACCAGATGGCGGTGTCATATCCGTTTATGAAAATGAAACGAAGATTGAGAACCCGAATCATGCCATTCACCTCGGCATCGGGATGGTCCATCAACATTTTAAACTGATCGAAAATTTTACCGTGACCGAAAACATCATTTTGGGGATGGAACCAAAGGACGGAATCCGGATTAACATGAAGGCAGCGGTGAAAGAAGTCAGCGATATCTCCGCGAAGTATGGGTTGAAGGTGGATCCGACCAGTAAAATCGAGGATTTGCCCGTTGGGATGCAACAAAAAGTTGAAATCTTAAAATGCCTTTATCGCGGTGCCAATCTGTTGATTTTTGATGAACCGACTGCGGTATTGACCCCGGATGAAATTGGGGAACTGCTCCAGATCATGAAAAAATTAGTGGCGGAAGGCAAGTCCATCATTCTGATCACCCACAAACTGAATGAAATCATGAAAGTAGCCGACAAATGCACCGTCATCCGAAAAGGGAAATTCATCGCCAGCGTGGATGTGGCTGAAACGAATGAAGAACAGCTTGCCGAGTTGATGGTCGGAAAGAATCTTTCCCGTGAAATCGAGAAAGCGGCATACAACCCGCAAGCGACCGTGTTGGAAATCACGAACCTTACTTCATTCAGTGCAAGTAAAAAGCGTATTTTGGACGATGTTAATCTGACCGTAGCGGCCGGCGAAATTTTAGGGATTGCCGGGGTGGACGGGAATGGGCAAAGTGAATTGGTGGAAGCAATCGTCAAGATGCGCGCATTCGATGAGGGGGATGTCCTTATCAATGGCGTCTCGATCAAAGAGAAATCCACGCGTGAAATCTATGAATCCGGTGTGAGCTATGTGCCGGCCGACAGACATAAGCATGGTCTTGTTTTGGATAACGATATAGCCGAAAACCTGATTTTGATCGAATATTACAAGGAAAAGCATAACCAAGGAATCAAACTGGACAAAGTGCGGATGTATGAAGAAGCGCGGGAAGCGATGCAAAACTATGATATCCGTGCTGAAAATGAATATACGGTTGTACGGGGCATGTCCGGCGGTAATCAACAAAAAGTCATCCTATCGAGGGAAATAAGCCGCGATCCGAAATTGCTGATCATCGTGCAGCCGACAAGAGGTCTGGACATAGGCGCCATCGATTTTATCCATCGCCAAATCGTGCGTTTGCGTGACAAAGGAGTCGCTATCTTATTGGTTTCTTTTGAGTTGGAGGAAATTTTGACCTTGTCGGACCGGATAGCAATCATCTTCGACGGCAAAATCGTCGGGGAAACAAAACCAGAGACAACGAACGACAGAGAGCTGGGTCTGATGATGGCTGGTAAAGGATCGGGTGAGGAATGA
- a CDS encoding ABC transporter permease, with translation MEKVKKKTKNSNVMIPVIAVLIALVIGAIVMVIGGYNPLVAYQSLVTKVFGSVYDIGETIRAIIPLLLSGLAVAVANKAGVFNIGVDGQIIMGAVSSLLVGTLIEMPPILHGIVAIFVGVVAGGLWGVLVAGLKTKFGINEVISSIMLNYIALYFSHILIKNFAAQEGTARSAMIKESAGITFPSLNEVFDGARIHWGFFLVPFIIFAFYYFFEKTRWGYETKVVGLNPNAASYAGIRVNRIMTRTMFLSGALGGLIGTLDTLGVYGYVAISSSTSGIGFDGVAIALLGGNSALGTTLSGILIGALNYGSQGMQFGAGVPSEIIGIVISLIIFFVAAPGIVKALLPKKQLHKEEAK, from the coding sequence ATGGAAAAAGTGAAAAAAAAGACAAAAAACAGCAATGTAATGATTCCGGTCATCGCCGTACTGATTGCACTCGTCATCGGGGCAATCGTGATGGTCATCGGTGGGTACAATCCGTTGGTTGCCTATCAGTCGTTGGTCACAAAAGTATTCGGATCGGTTTATGATATCGGGGAAACGATTCGTGCCATCATTCCGCTGCTTTTGAGTGGCCTGGCTGTTGCAGTGGCCAATAAAGCGGGTGTATTCAACATCGGGGTGGACGGCCAGATCATCATGGGCGCCGTCAGTTCGCTTTTGGTCGGTACGCTCATCGAGATGCCGCCTATTTTGCACGGTATTGTGGCCATCTTTGTCGGTGTCGTAGCGGGTGGATTATGGGGTGTTTTGGTTGCGGGTCTCAAGACCAAATTTGGGATCAATGAGGTCATCAGCTCGATCATGCTGAACTATATCGCGTTGTATTTCAGCCATATTTTGATCAAGAATTTCGCGGCGCAGGAAGGAACGGCACGTTCTGCCATGATCAAAGAATCGGCTGGCATCACGTTCCCTTCCTTGAACGAAGTGTTCGATGGCGCGCGGATCCATTGGGGATTCTTTCTGGTCCCGTTCATCATCTTTGCTTTTTACTACTTTTTTGAGAAGACCCGCTGGGGGTATGAAACCAAAGTCGTAGGCTTGAATCCGAATGCAGCTTCCTATGCCGGCATCCGCGTGAACCGCATTATGACCCGCACGATGTTCCTTTCCGGGGCTTTGGGTGGCTTGATCGGTACTTTGGATACGCTGGGTGTTTATGGATATGTCGCAATCAGTTCCTCCACAAGCGGTATAGGCTTCGATGGTGTGGCCATTGCTTTGTTGGGAGGCAATTCCGCATTGGGAACGACCTTATCCGGGATTCTGATCGGGGCCTTGAATTACGGTTCGCAAGGGATGCAGTTCGGTGCGGGCGTGCCGAGCGAAATCATCGGTATTGTGATCTCGCTTATTATTTTCTTTGTGGCAGCACCCGGAATCGTCAAAGCATTATTGCCAAAGAAACAATTGCATAAAGAGGAGGCGAAATAG
- a CDS encoding ABC transporter permease, whose amino-acid sequence MVANIISGSLIFATALLFGALGGMLSERAGVTNLGVEGFMISGAFFSAIGANFAESMGMGGFSPWIGLLSAFVFTSLFSAMHALATLKYKADHVISGVVINLLAANFTFFLVKLLFDGAADTPRLRNMFAKVNIPVLSDIPFIGDALFRSYPTTYLAFIMVFAIGFYFFRTPAGLRLRGVGENPGSIDTAGINVMKIKFWAVMLSGSISSLGGATIVLTTNGNFSFNTIAGQGFIAIAAVILGRWNPYGVMMGALLFGFAQAIKDQIQILDFASAIPTEFFYMLPYIVTLLALIFTGRKTRGPKALGVHYDASVR is encoded by the coding sequence ATGGTAGCCAATATTATAAGCGGCAGTTTGATTTTTGCTACAGCACTGTTGTTCGGTGCACTCGGCGGGATGCTCAGCGAGCGGGCCGGCGTCACCAACTTAGGTGTGGAAGGTTTCATGATTTCTGGGGCTTTCTTCTCCGCTATCGGCGCCAACTTCGCCGAATCGATGGGGATGGGCGGGTTCAGCCCATGGATAGGTTTATTATCGGCCTTTGTGTTCACTTCCTTGTTCTCAGCGATGCATGCGCTGGCGACGCTTAAATACAAGGCTGATCATGTCATCAGTGGGGTGGTCATCAACTTGTTGGCCGCCAACTTCACCTTTTTCTTGGTGAAATTGCTGTTTGATGGCGCGGCAGATACACCACGCTTACGGAATATGTTCGCAAAAGTGAACATACCGGTATTATCCGACATCCCGTTCATTGGGGATGCCTTGTTCCGTTCCTATCCTACAACCTATTTGGCTTTCATTATGGTCTTTGCCATCGGATTTTACTTCTTCCGCACACCTGCAGGCTTGCGTCTGAGAGGGGTCGGCGAAAATCCTGGATCCATCGACACTGCCGGGATCAACGTCATGAAAATTAAATTCTGGGCTGTGATGCTCAGTGGTTCGATTTCTTCCTTGGGAGGAGCGACGATTGTCTTGACGACAAACGGAAACTTTTCGTTCAATACAATCGCCGGGCAAGGCTTCATCGCGATTGCGGCAGTCATTCTGGGACGCTGGAACCCATACGGCGTCATGATGGGAGCGTTACTTTTTGGATTCGCACAAGCCATCAAAGACCAAATCCAAATCTTGGACTTTGCGAGTGCCATTCCGACTGAATTCTTCTATATGCTGCCATACATCGTGACCTTGTTGGCGCTTATCTTCACAGGAAGAAAAACTAGGGGACCAAAAGCGCTGGGTGTCCATTATGACGCGAGCGTGAGATGA
- a CDS encoding NCS2 family permease, with the protein MKEKGSSLRTEMLASATSFFSIVYIVAVNALILSQAGMDYNSVVIATILTTAVSNILMGLYANSPLILAPGMSDNAFFTYILVDAFAFTWQQSLSIIFIVGLLFFLLTHFNVVDQLLRSIPVTLIKGMSAGVGFFLIFLGLKNGGIIVSSEGTIVALNNIFQPVPLTLLATLLVGLILFVKNVKGNFLLTIIFGVLISIALGVTDISSFSYSFIDLGSLEPFVFQLDFSGVLSMDYWVAVFSLLILVVFQNLGTQVSFLTSEQPKVLKRTLESNALSVMIAGLLGCSSTCTSAEGATGIAVGGRSGLTSFMVGVYFLFTIALIPFIALIPLAVISALLIIVGSLLAANNLKGINFDDFTEYFPAILMVLMMVLTFNIADGIGWGFILYTFIKVFSDDRQAVSKMMYGLTGIFILYFVLKFI; encoded by the coding sequence GTGAAAGAGAAAGGAAGTTCCTTACGAACCGAAATGTTGGCGAGTGCGACTTCCTTTTTCTCTATTGTGTATATTGTGGCCGTCAATGCGTTGATTTTATCTCAAGCCGGTATGGATTATAATTCGGTTGTGATTGCGACGATACTGACAACGGCCGTCAGTAACATTCTGATGGGCCTGTATGCCAATTCACCCTTGATACTTGCCCCGGGGATGAGCGACAATGCTTTCTTTACCTATATCTTGGTCGATGCCTTTGCTTTTACTTGGCAACAAAGTTTATCGATTATCTTTATCGTCGGGCTACTCTTCTTTCTGTTGACGCATTTCAACGTGGTCGATCAACTCCTTCGCTCCATCCCGGTGACTTTGATCAAAGGGATGAGCGCGGGAGTCGGCTTCTTCCTGATATTCCTTGGTTTGAAGAACGGCGGCATCATCGTATCCTCAGAGGGTACAATCGTGGCACTGAATAATATTTTTCAACCGGTGCCGTTGACGCTCTTGGCAACGCTGCTGGTCGGGCTGATCCTGTTCGTCAAAAATGTAAAAGGCAATTTTTTATTAACGATTATTTTCGGTGTTCTCATTTCCATTGCGCTAGGGGTAACGGATATCAGCTCCTTTTCCTATTCCTTCATCGATCTGGGTTCCTTGGAGCCGTTTGTCTTCCAACTTGATTTTTCGGGCGTTCTGTCGATGGACTACTGGGTTGCCGTATTTTCTCTTCTGATTTTGGTCGTTTTCCAGAACTTAGGGACACAAGTCAGTTTTTTGACATCCGAACAACCGAAAGTATTGAAACGAACGCTGGAATCGAATGCTTTATCAGTGATGATTGCCGGTTTGTTGGGCTGCAGCTCCACCTGCACAAGTGCGGAAGGCGCAACGGGCATCGCTGTAGGAGGAAGAAGCGGATTGACATCCTTTATGGTGGGCGTTTATTTCCTGTTCACCATCGCGTTGATTCCCTTCATTGCCCTTATCCCGCTGGCAGTCATCTCGGCTTTGCTCATCATTGTAGGGTCCTTGTTAGCGGCCAACAATCTGAAGGGCATCAATTTTGATGATTTCACGGAATATTTTCCGGCTATCCTGATGGTGCTGATGATGGTGTTGACGTTTAATATCGCGGATGGTATCGGCTGGGGGTTTATCCTGTATACGTTCATCAAAGTGTTTTCGGATGATCGACAAGCGGTATCAAAAATGATGTACGGATTGACGGGTATCTTTATTCTGTATTTCGTTTTGAAATTTATTTGA
- the ltrA gene encoding group II intron reverse transcriptase/maturase: METKEIWRSVERYSMDMRKQDGITLIEKIATPRNLVIACEKVYKNKGAAGIDGITVQEIDEHMAKYQKAIIAKLLDGTYKPQPVKRVSIPKENGSMRNLGIPVVRDRIVQQAILQIIEPLVDPYFSKYSFGFRKGRSAHDAIKQAEKYIEEGYKTIVDCDLKNYFDMVNHQKLMVYLREFIQDEIVLKLIWSFLRSGIMEENTFIQSYKGTPQGGVISPLLANIYLNQLDRELEKRGHRFVRYADDFCIYVKTPRAGERVLTSVTTFLEKKLKLTVNTDKSKVTTPGSAKFLGFTIWKTMGKSEAVLIRRLNTNFAND, encoded by the coding sequence TTGGAAACGAAAGAGATATGGAGAAGCGTAGAGAGATACAGCATGGATATGAGGAAACAAGATGGTATCACGTTAATCGAGAAAATCGCAACACCAAGAAACCTAGTCATTGCCTGCGAGAAAGTCTACAAAAATAAAGGCGCTGCGGGTATTGATGGCATTACTGTTCAAGAAATAGATGAACATATGGCCAAGTACCAAAAGGCGATCATTGCGAAATTATTAGATGGAACCTATAAGCCACAACCGGTCAAGCGGGTTTCCATACCCAAAGAGAATGGCAGTATGCGGAATCTGGGAATTCCAGTTGTGAGAGACAGAATTGTTCAACAGGCTATCCTACAGATAATAGAACCGTTGGTTGACCCATACTTTTCCAAGTACAGTTTCGGTTTCCGAAAAGGGAGAAGCGCGCATGATGCCATTAAACAAGCCGAGAAATACATTGAAGAAGGATATAAAACAATCGTAGACTGTGACTTGAAGAATTACTTCGATATGGTAAATCATCAAAAACTGATGGTGTATCTGAGAGAATTCATACAGGACGAGATTGTACTGAAGTTAATCTGGAGTTTTCTTCGCTCGGGAATCATGGAAGAGAATACGTTTATCCAATCTTATAAAGGTACTCCGCAAGGTGGTGTCATCTCTCCGCTTTTAGCCAACATCTATCTCAATCAGCTAGACAGAGAACTGGAAAAACGAGGTCATCGCTTCGTTCGTTATGCGGATGACTTCTGCATATACGTCAAGACTCCTCGTGCGGGAGAACGGGTACTGACTAGTGTAACTACCTTCCTTGAGAAGAAATTAAAGCTAACGGTGAATACCGATAAGAGTAAAGTTACTACCCCCGGTAGTGCTAAATTCCTTGGGTTCACCATTTGGAAAACGATGGGAAAGTCAGAAGCCGTCCTCATAAGACGGCTAAACACAAATTTCGCAAACGATTAA
- a CDS encoding group II intron maturase-specific domain-containing protein, with protein sequence MENDGKVRSRPHKTAKHKFRKRLKQLTSRKRPGTFLDIVKEINLYTQGWINYYGIGDMKTFISKTAQWLNHRLRQLIWKRWKRVSTRFYGLMRYGIGREEAWKVANSRKGYWRMSKNQTIHRAINKKRLVSWGLKDLNQLYQHRYLSY encoded by the coding sequence TTGGAAAACGATGGGAAAGTCAGAAGCCGTCCTCATAAGACGGCTAAACACAAATTTCGCAAACGATTAAAACAGCTAACTAGTCGGAAACGACCGGGCACCTTCCTAGACATAGTGAAAGAAATCAATTTGTACACACAAGGATGGATTAACTACTATGGCATTGGTGACATGAAGACCTTTATTAGCAAAACAGCTCAATGGCTTAATCACCGATTGAGACAGCTAATTTGGAAGAGATGGAAAAGAGTTTCTACCCGCTTTTACGGATTAATGCGTTATGGTATTGGTAGGGAAGAGGCTTGGAAAGTTGCAAATTCCCGTAAAGGCTACTGGAGAATGTCGAAAAACCAGACGATTCACAGAGCTATTAACAAAAAAAGGCTGGTAAGTTGGGGTCTGAAAGACCTCAATCAACTATACCAGCACAGATACTTAAGTTATTGA
- the ltrA gene encoding group II intron reverse transcriptase/maturase produces MNNSKPYIIPKRTVFEAYKKAKANKGSAGIDGQDFEAFDENLSANLYKIWNRMSSGTYFPPPVKMVEIPKKNGGTRTLGIPTVSDRIAQTVVKYYLESSLEPIFHKDSYGYRSNRSALDAVGQARTRCWKYDYVLEFDIKGLFDNIPHDLLMVAVHKHIKEDWLILYIERWLKTPFVNRNGEEVKRESGTPQGGVVSPVLANLFMHYAFDKWMDIYFPKSPFERYADDAIIHCKSEIECRNILESLDRRLKQCGLELHPDKTKIVYCSDKDRKCTYPVTSFDFLGYTFKKRFIKDRTGRLQFNFLPAVSKQSEKAFRTKLKNLQIHKMTGSTIQIISQIINPIVRGWINYFGRYNRSQLKSSLDVLNRRLVKWATRKYKRFRGHPKRAREWLIEVAKREPNMFPHWTLKLMP; encoded by the coding sequence ATGAACAACAGCAAACCTTACATTATTCCCAAAAGGACAGTATTTGAGGCCTATAAGAAAGCAAAAGCCAATAAAGGCAGTGCTGGAATAGATGGGCAAGATTTTGAAGCATTCGATGAAAATCTATCGGCTAACCTATATAAAATATGGAATCGGATGAGTTCGGGTACCTATTTTCCGCCTCCAGTAAAAATGGTTGAAATACCGAAGAAAAATGGCGGTACAAGGACACTAGGAATACCTACGGTATCCGACAGAATAGCGCAAACCGTAGTGAAATACTATCTGGAATCATCATTGGAGCCTATTTTTCATAAAGACTCTTACGGATATAGGTCGAATAGGTCCGCTTTAGATGCAGTAGGACAAGCCAGAACGAGATGCTGGAAATACGATTATGTTTTGGAATTTGATATCAAGGGTTTATTTGACAATATTCCTCATGATCTGCTCATGGTAGCTGTTCACAAGCACATAAAGGAAGACTGGCTAATTCTCTATATAGAGAGGTGGTTGAAAACACCTTTTGTAAATAGAAATGGTGAAGAGGTCAAGAGAGAAAGCGGAACACCACAAGGTGGTGTAGTAAGTCCCGTTCTAGCAAATTTATTTATGCATTATGCTTTTGATAAGTGGATGGACATTTATTTCCCAAAATCTCCTTTTGAAAGATACGCAGATGATGCAATAATCCACTGTAAATCAGAAATAGAATGCCGGAATATTCTTGAATCACTTGATAGACGTCTAAAACAATGTGGGCTTGAACTTCATCCTGATAAAACGAAAATTGTATATTGTAGTGATAAAGACAGAAAGTGCACGTATCCTGTTACCTCTTTTGACTTTCTGGGATACACTTTCAAGAAGAGGTTTATCAAAGATAGAACAGGGAGACTGCAATTCAATTTTCTTCCAGCCGTAAGCAAACAGTCGGAGAAAGCTTTCAGAACTAAACTGAAAAATCTACAAATACATAAAATGACGGGAAGTACTATTCAAATAATATCTCAAATAATAAATCCCATAGTAAGAGGATGGATTAACTACTTCGGAAGATACAACAGAAGCCAACTCAAGAGTTCGTTAGATGTACTAAATAGAAGATTAGTTAAGTGGGCTACTCGAAAATATAAAAGATTTAGAGGACATCCAAAGAGAGCAAGAGAATGGTTAATAGAGGTGGCAAAGAGAGAGCCCAACATGTTTCCACATTGGACTCTCAAGTTAATGCCATAA
- a CDS encoding plasmid pRiA4b ORF-3 family protein produces the protein MIYEMTIEKNLLTEPISHTIRIEDNSTFEQLYQDILEVLQEEAPKNHSFQIIRSNGKKQSGVSIQPQPASDQVSEDPFVYNEDSENTSLFDERFYENGTPLKDYFKKPGDAATYISVQDIPDEYTVTFRKTLTPAEAILAELNQLIERSPERGDSYDIIKGQMDELTQLLNPSSRKSKKPAAPKQPQIYSFKITLENVRGPVWRKVQVNSASSFQELHKIIQILFNWQGHHLHDFMIQKSNGVRQKNVYIELIEEDASPFSNLFFNARKIRLSEVEECLHDHFLVEKDQARYTYDFGDDWQHKIVLEKILEPAEGTTYPICTAAKNDAPYEDSRYEVMTGDLSLLNSDAKGIVSSVNTVLEMRLHNKKTARNKNIKVWRGRFPE, from the coding sequence GTGATTTACGAAATGACGATAGAAAAAAATCTGCTGACCGAACCGATTTCTCACACAATCCGGATTGAGGACAATTCCACATTCGAGCAACTGTATCAAGATATTTTGGAAGTCCTCCAGGAAGAGGCTCCCAAAAATCATTCTTTCCAAATCATACGTTCCAACGGAAAAAAGCAGTCCGGCGTCTCGATTCAGCCGCAACCTGCCTCTGACCAAGTGTCTGAAGATCCCTTTGTTTACAACGAAGACTCTGAGAATACCTCGCTTTTCGATGAAAGATTCTATGAAAATGGCACACCCCTCAAGGACTACTTCAAGAAACCCGGTGACGCGGCAACGTACATTTCCGTTCAGGATATTCCAGATGAATACACAGTCACTTTCAGAAAAACATTAACTCCCGCAGAGGCTATCTTGGCAGAGCTCAACCAACTCATTGAACGGTCTCCCGAACGCGGAGATAGCTATGACATTATAAAAGGGCAGATGGATGAATTAACACAGCTATTGAATCCATCCTCCCGAAAATCGAAAAAGCCAGCCGCACCTAAGCAGCCACAAATCTACTCCTTCAAGATCACGCTTGAAAACGTCAGAGGCCCGGTCTGGCGGAAGGTTCAGGTCAACAGCGCCAGCTCATTCCAGGAACTGCACAAAATCATCCAGATCCTGTTCAATTGGCAAGGCCACCATCTTCATGACTTTATGATCCAAAAATCGAACGGAGTCCGCCAAAAAAATGTCTACATCGAACTTATCGAGGAGGATGCGTCTCCCTTTTCCAACCTCTTTTTTAATGCCAGAAAGATTCGCCTCTCTGAAGTAGAGGAATGTCTGCATGATCATTTTCTGGTGGAGAAGGACCAAGCCCGTTACACCTATGACTTCGGCGATGATTGGCAACATAAGATTGTCCTCGAAAAAATTCTCGAGCCCGCAGAAGGAACGACCTATCCGATCTGCACGGCCGCGAAAAACGATGCCCCTTACGAAGACAGTCGTTATGAAGTCATGACCGGGGATCTCAGCCTCCTCAACAGCGATGCTAAAGGTATTGTCAGTAGCGTGAACACAGTATTGGAAATGAGGCTACATAATAAAAAAACGGCTCGAAATAAAAATATTAAAGTGTGGCGCGGCCGGTTTCCCGAATAG
- a CDS encoding ATP-grasp domain-containing protein: protein MNYVFISPHFPSNFKNFAVGLKKAGVHVFGIASEPYELLDTDLRESLTEYFRVNDMENYDEMLRAVAYLTYKHGKMDRIESHNEYWLAQDARLRTDFNVFGFKNEDMAFVKLKSAMKEKFSEVGIRVARGRVIGDYHDALGLCHEYGFPVCIKPDSGVGAADTHKIRSEEELGYFFHVKNPYESYILEEFIDGKIVTYDGLTDANGNILFDATLVYEKAVLEIVEKNADMFYYVDRNMPDDLREIGTKLVQAFNVRERFFHFEFFRLPDGSLVALEANLRPPGGHTMDMWNWANDADLYAAYGELVATGNFTAQMHFPYYCCYVSRKGVHPYRFTHEEVMARYGGNVVLFEEMPGIFAAIMGDFGYVIRAAEYQELMDIIHMISVTE from the coding sequence ATGAATTATGTATTTATTTCACCCCATTTTCCCAGTAATTTCAAGAATTTCGCGGTCGGTCTGAAGAAGGCGGGCGTGCATGTTTTCGGGATCGCCAGCGAACCTTACGAGTTGTTGGATACGGACTTGCGCGAGAGTCTGACCGAGTATTTCCGCGTCAATGATATGGAAAATTATGATGAAATGCTGCGCGCGGTGGCTTACTTGACATACAAGCACGGCAAAATGGACCGAATCGAATCGCACAATGAATACTGGTTGGCGCAGGATGCGCGTCTGCGCACCGATTTCAACGTGTTCGGCTTCAAAAATGAGGATATGGCCTTCGTAAAACTAAAGTCAGCCATGAAAGAAAAATTCAGCGAAGTCGGCATTCGGGTAGCGCGCGGGCGCGTCATCGGTGACTATCACGATGCCCTCGGGTTATGCCACGAATACGGCTTTCCGGTCTGCATCAAGCCTGATTCAGGCGTAGGTGCGGCGGACACGCACAAAATCCGTTCCGAAGAGGAACTAGGGTACTTTTTCCATGTGAAGAATCCTTATGAGTCCTACATTCTCGAGGAATTCATCGATGGAAAGATCGTCACGTATGATGGCTTGACCGATGCAAACGGGAATATCCTTTTCGATGCTACTCTGGTGTACGAAAAAGCCGTGTTGGAAATCGTCGAAAAAAATGCGGATATGTTCTACTATGTCGACCGCAATATGCCGGATGATTTGCGTGAAATCGGCACCAAGCTCGTGCAGGCTTTCAATGTCCGTGAGCGTTTCTTCCATTTTGAGTTTTTCCGTTTGCCTGACGGCAGCCTTGTTGCCCTGGAGGCCAACCTGCGTCCGCCTGGCGGGCATACGATGGACATGTGGAACTGGGCGAATGACGCCGATCTCTATGCCGCTTATGGCGAACTGGTCGCGACCGGAAATTTCACGGCGCAGATGCATTTTCCTTATTACTGCTGCTACGTCAGCCGCAAGGGCGTCCATCCTTACCGCTTCACACATGAGGAAGTGATGGCCCGTTACGGTGGCAACGTGGTCCTGTTTGAAGAAATGCCGGGGATTTTTGCGGCTATTATGGGGGATTTCGGCTACGTGATCCGTGCGGCAGAATATCAAGAACTGATGGACATCATCCACATGATTTCCGTAACCGAATAG
- a CDS encoding alpha/beta hydrolase-fold protein encodes MHVEYSSQWSGHLNREMRFNRYGHAGKPIIVFPSSGGSHNEYADFGMIEACQWFIDQGLVQFYTPDSVDNESWLCEWKSPYDRANMHELYDRYIIEELVPHIKHQTNHQGPMIATGCSMGGYHSLNFYLRYPDVFDSVIALSGLYDVRYFFGDYHDRNVYENSPIDYLWNLNDGWFLDKYRSGNIIVATGQGNWEEVSIKDTKKIEEVLRFKNIPAWIDFWGTDVHHDWEWWRVQMPYFLGKLNEQGKL; translated from the coding sequence ATGCACGTAGAATATTCATCACAATGGAGCGGTCACCTAAACCGTGAGATGCGTTTCAATCGCTATGGACATGCTGGTAAACCGATCATCGTCTTCCCATCATCCGGGGGAAGCCACAACGAATACGCGGACTTCGGCATGATTGAAGCTTGCCAGTGGTTCATCGACCAAGGCTTGGTGCAGTTTTACACGCCGGACAGCGTGGACAACGAATCCTGGCTGTGCGAATGGAAAAGTCCCTACGACCGCGCCAATATGCACGAACTCTATGACCGCTACATCATCGAGGAACTGGTGCCGCACATCAAGCACCAGACGAACCATCAGGGACCGATGATCGCGACCGGCTGCAGCATGGGCGGCTACCACAGCCTGAACTTTTACCTGCGCTATCCGGACGTCTTCGACAGCGTCATCGCGCTGAGCGGGCTCTACGATGTCCGTTATTTCTTCGGGGATTACCATGACCGCAACGTTTATGAGAACTCCCCGATCGACTACCTTTGGAATCTGAATGACGGCTGGTTCCTGGACAAATACCGTTCCGGCAACATCATCGTCGCCACCGGCCAAGGCAATTGGGAAGAAGTCAGCATCAAAGACACGAAGAAAATCGAAGAAGTGCTGCGCTTCAAGAACATCCCCGCCTGGATCGATTTTTGGGGCACTGATGTCCACCACGACTGGGAATGGTGGCGCGTCCAGATGCCGTATTTCTTGGGCAAACTGAATGAGCAAGGCAAACTATAA